The Salmo salar unplaced genomic scaffold, Ssal_v3.1, whole genome shotgun sequence genome includes the window ctctgtaaaacaatgctaattgcgtcagagaagtattatcttgtgttgtattttgaagctacatggccttatgactcccctagtggcgcagcggtcaaaggcacagcacggtgctagagacgtcactacagactccctggttcaaatccatgcTGCGTTtctaagtaagtgccttattacgttataatagtttctgtatgCCGTAGCGAGAATAATGTATACTTCTTATAAGCGAGGGACGTTACTCATTTTATAacttttcattttagtcatttagcagacgctcttatccagagcgacttacagtagtgaatgaatacatttcatacgtttttttttcttccgtactggccccctgtgggaatcgaacccacaaccctggcgttgcaaacaccatgctctaccaattgagccataGGGAGGCCCACCTTcatggtgttatattcaatcgtgcttaggtagctagctacattcttctattagctctgtaaaacaatgctagttGCGTCGGAGaagtattagcttgtgttgtattttgaagctacatggccttatgactcccctagtggcgcagcgctcaaaggcactgcatctcagtgctagaggcatcactacagacaccctggttcaaatccaggctgtatcacaactggctgtgattgggagacccatagggcagcgcacaattggcccagcgttgtccgagtttggccggtgtaggccatcataggtaaataataatttgctgttaaatgacttgcctagttaaataaaataaaacatatgaccatggtttgtttatttggtctattcagcatggctctgttctgccctgccttgCCCCCTTGTGGTGCTCAAAAGTTAGTTTCTTACTGTTATAACTCAAATCTGTGATTTTGTCAATGCAATAAACTATTTTTATAGCTGTGTTTATTATGttatttgtaatattgttttattgctatatccttatattgtattctaattaataattcctctttattctgtactttcagaaaccacaaaCAGTATTTGCCAATATCATAACTGGACATCTTTCGAGCTGAAGATTGAGGACAGCTTTTGTATGCTAACGTTCTCTCCTTAACAGTTTTACTGGATGgaaacacagcaagaaaacacataggccaatatgtaatagtcgtctattttattgaagtattggtagttggttcaacaacaacttgttttactagaggacaaaaaatgtaatatgcataacccatatttaatattcatgcagtgactgaacaacaactgcatttccacccccacctctaaaggcatagtatcatggcaggtcacctgtcaagtcacctgtcaggtcagtcagtcacttattgctgcagatgtgctcaataATGCTTGAGCATGTGATACTCCTCAAAGCATGGTGAAATACATAGAGGTGTATCacaagctaaacacatgtattttgTCATCTTCCTCTGCTTACGTCTCCTGGCGCCAGACAGGCAGACTTTGCAGTGCCTCCGTGTGCGACTACCTTGAGCAGCAGTTTGAGGGACTTTGCAGGGAAAATGCCGTGCAGTGAGGCGTAGGGGATTGTCTAAAGCAGGGCGACCCCCAGTGGAGGGGCGCCGAGGGGTGTGGTGCTCCTCCAACAGCTCTCTCATGAGGTTCTCTCTGTATTTTTGGTAGGTAATTACTTTACCtatgagggagtggggaggatgaGGAAAGTTAGAGGATGATGAGGCAGTGGGTAGGTTGGTGAGATATTGTCACTGTAATTGCATAATGGATTTGTATGTGAACTGTACATCCAATTACAAAAATACCTGTttcagtaatcatctcacctgTTAGTTGGCGGTGAACTATGCTGCCGTTGAGGACAGCAGTGTCGATCAGCTGGAAAAATAtcttcttataccacttggtcgttttccgagtgcattccacaaagctgtttatcatgtccgccttatccacggcccccattttgaggttatagtctAGCACACAATCTggttttatctttctctctcccgtcaggtggtccaccttccctgtggccgacatggttgctgtatggacagtggagaggacatggacgtctcttttgtcatgccactttactgccagctgttgaccgttctcctggaactccacctcccctctctgcatcttcctgcatccgaatgccggcatccccttcctgttcgacctgactgtgccacaggcccctgtgctgttggagagcagatgctggaagagtgtggGACTGCTGTACCAATTGTCCACGTACAAAGTGTGTCCCTTGCCGAGATGAGGAGCCAGCATGGTCATCACCACGGACCCAGACACCCCAAGCCCCTCATAATGTTTGATGTCAGTGGTAGACCCTGTGTACACTATAATATCCAGGACATATCCTGTCTTCACGTCGCACATGACAAAGaacttgaccccaaacctgtgccttttggagggaatatattgacggaacgccagcctacctttccataacatcagggactcatcaatgcataggtccttgtatggcacaaagacccgaccaaatgctgatgtcaggctgataagaacaattcttattttgtataacgggtcacttaggatggcagtagcattgttgacgaaatgcaggcatcgcagcagaattaggaagcggtcttgggaaaagagggtggcaaagaagggagttgcaaacataggatctgtgctccagtagtctcttagggagttcttctttactatccccatgaggaggactgtcaccaggaaggtatacatttcactaattgtggttgtcacccatttagcgagtttccccctcactcctggctctctcttctcctgtagctccaaggcatagcgattggtctcctgtactatgtttcccacgagctcctctgtcagaaacaacttgaagcactctgcctcagttggaaatggcaaggggcgttgcactccagactgggactcgtcaaagcaaacagcagggccaggaggggtgaaatggctggcggccttccagctaccacagaactcttgtacttcatccactgtcggtctgcctccatcaccaccagcatcttcaaagggacctggtacttcgtcagtggacaagggaacctcagattcagggttctcaatggctacaaggttgggggcagctcctcactgtcactgtcagaatctgattcctgactttcatactcagactcattgtcagaatttaaaaaatctccagaatttccacatttgtgagttgtctccttttgaaagacattgcttttgctacagcttagctcacgagctacatacataaacaacaacactgaatggctcagagtgagagggtacgtgattgactgccggcatgcgtcacttgtatcaataaatcaccatcagaaaatgttttgtgtggtaattatttgtgtatttactgttttattcacatgttttcaattctaggtgacaaatcatgcattccgattcttgcatagattgtaatgggcacatattatgtgtgtaaaatacttatttgaaggttatactgattatgatgagctaagctaattccagctatgtgtatggagccatgtttgttgacatacaatgcattctgggtttcacgtaatcgtctgaccaaagatgttataacaaaatgaggtgagtaagagttcactcattttttgaggacttctggaaaagaatggtgggatgtgaacgacagtagacacaccccttcaacgtgcatactataaacagaccgaactcatcttgtctgttattatcttcggtttctgtgaggaaaaaaatgcatggctgcgcgctgaaactaatcgtcggattactttcgatttctagaaagtgttttactcaattattttgatcaacggtgagcaaacccgtgatgtgattaattgtaaatagtaattgctattagctaattcatagtgtagtttatgtcagctgagagttagaaaatatgaccgcttgtgttgcgtcaatctttcctcagcgctaggacaaatgtagcctacatttttccggttaggatgattgtgttatgctatagatacttctgtgaatatctgaacattgcatcaaaaaataaactgctcacattctggacataactttgtaaggactgtgtttgtgtaaatagtttctgaaaaaagtgtggccagctgcgcgctgaaactaattgtcggattactttcaataattgtacatagtaattgctattagctaattcatggtatagtttacgtaaggactgtttgtgtaaatagtttctgaaaaaagtgtggccagctcaaatgttgattgttgcgtcattcgaaactggccgttctaaatgagcaTTCTAAattagtgttctaatcacacggggtgtgatcgtacgcttcagggaccactgtagaacgatcacaccccgtgtgatggtacgtgtgaaagggttaaaacgattttcacaaaaaattgcagattttttttttcttcattttcgtgacacaaaaacagtgaccccggtcatgccgaactatcgacattctggacaggcctaaaaaaacattttataaccattttcacaaaaattgcagatattttttttcattttcgtgacacaaatacagtgaccccggtcatgccgaactatcgacattctggacaaccctaaaaaaacattttaaaaccattttcacaaaaaaattgcagattttttttttcttcattttcgtgacacaaaaacagtcaccccggtcatgccgaattatcgacattctggacaggcctaaaaaaaacattttataaccattttcacaaaaaaatgcagatatttttttttcattttcgtgacacaaaaacagtgaccccggtcatgccgaactatcgacattctggacaggcctaaaaaaacattttaaaaccattttcacaaaaaaatgcagatttctattttgtccctaaaaacgatgactcagatcatgccgaaaaagctacattctggacaggcctaaaaaaaaaattaataaccattttcacaaaaaattgctgatttttttttttcattttcgtgacacaaaaacagtgaccccgatcatgccgaactatcgacattctggacaggcctaaaaaaacattttaaaaccattttcacaaaaaattgcagatttctatttttgtcaccaaaaacgatgactccgatcatgccgaactagcgacattttggacaggcctaaaaaaaacattttataaccattttcaccaaaaaatgcagatattttttttcattttcgtgacacaaaaagattgaccccggtcatgccgaactatcgacattctggacaggcctaaaaaacattttaaaccattttcacaaaaattgcagatttctaatttgtccctaaaaacgatgactccgatcatgccgaaaaagctacattctggacaggcctaaaaaattttttttaaaccattttcacaaaaaattgcagattttttttttttcattttcgtgacacaaaaacagtcaccccggtaatgccgaactatcgacattctggacaggcctaaaaaaaacattttataaccattttcacaaaaaattgcagatatttttttttcattttcgtgacacaaatacagtgaccccggtcatgccgaactatcgacattctggacaaccctaaaaaaacattttaaaaccattttcacaaaaaattgcagatttttttttcttcattttcgtgacacaaaaacagtgaccccggtcatgccgaaaaagctacattctggacaggcctaaaaaaattttttaaaccattttcacaaaaaattgcagatttttttttttcattttcgtgacacaaaaacagtgaccccgatcatgccgaactatcgacattctggacaggcctaaaaaaacattttaaaaccattttcacaaaaaattgcagatttctattttgtccctaaaaacgatgactccgatcatgccgaaaaagctacattctggacaggcctaaaaaaaaaatgttaaaccattttcacaaaaaattgcagattttttttttttcattttcgtgacacaaaaacattgaccccgatcatgccgaactatcgacattctggacaggcctaaaaaaacattttaaaaccattttcacaaaaaattgcagattttttttttttcattttc containing:
- the LOC123735915 gene encoding piggyBac transposable element-derived protein 4-like; the protein is MLWKGRLAFRQYIPSKRHRFGVKFFVMCDVKTGYVLDIIVYTGSTTDIKHYEGLGVSGSVVMTMLAPHLGKGHTLYVDNWYSSPTLFQHLLSNSTGACGTVRSNRKGMPAFGCRKMQRGEVEFQENGQQLAVKWHDKRDVHVLSTVHTATMSATGKVDHLTGERKIKPDCVLDYNLKMGAVDKADMINSFVECTRKTTKWYKKIFFQLIDTAVLNGSIVHRQLTGKVITYQKYRENLMRELLEEHHTPRRPSTGGRPALDNPLRLTARHFPCKVPQTAAQGSRTRRHCKVCLSGARRRKQRKMTKYMCLACDTPLCISPCFEEYHMLKHY